One Dermacentor andersoni chromosome 6, qqDerAnde1_hic_scaffold, whole genome shotgun sequence genomic window carries:
- the LOC140218908 gene encoding protein GVQW3-like codes for MAERLEQCYCIKFCQKLADSQAETIRKIQAAFGEDAMSSTQIKEWHNRFKDGRTSVESEPRSGRPSTCLNDQVIAEVMRDHSVTIREIADEVGISTFSAHSFMTEDLATKTVAAKFVPNLLMVEQQQLRVEVSQDMLDSTNSDPDFMNTIITGDESWVFAL; via the exons ATGGCGGAacgactggagcagtgctactgcatcaaattttgccagaaactggccGACAGCCAAGcggaaaccattcggaagattcaggCGGCTTTCGGTGaggatgctatgagcagcacacagattaaggagtggcacaaccggtttaaagacggccgcacatcggtggagagcgagccacgctccggtcggccatcGACATGCctaaatgaccaggtcattgctgAAGTGATGCGGGACCATagtgtgactatccgagaaattgcggatgaggtgggcatcagcacctTTTCTGCACATTCCTTTATGACTGAAGATTTGGCCACGAAGacagttgcggcgaaattcgtgccgaaccTGCTCATGGTGGAGCAACAGCAACTTCgcgttgaagtctcacaggacatgctggattccacaaacagtgaccccgactttatgaacaccataatcactggtgacgagtcttgg gtgtttgcgctgtga